The following are encoded together in the Panicum virgatum strain AP13 chromosome 6K, P.virgatum_v5, whole genome shotgun sequence genome:
- the LOC120711254 gene encoding protein NONRESPONDING TO OXYLIPINS 2, mitochondrial-like isoform X4 — translation MASLCRAAAATTAVRSAALRSRSPADRMFQAMRSPLSAPRIRRPVVAAALASLGSLMPLHSAVAAARLRSCIAADSACWSCLSQDFALPR, via the exons ATGGCGTCcttgtgccgcgccgccgccgccaccactgccGTGAGGTCAGCGGCGCTCCGGTCGAGATCCCCGGCGGATAGGATGTTCCAGGCGATGAGGTCTCCTCTCTCGGCACCGCGCATCCGCAG GCccgtcgtggcggcggcgctggcgagcCTGGGGTCGCTAATGCCGCTTCACAGCGCCGTGGCGGCCGCACGGCTGCGGTCCTGCATCGCCGCCGACTCGGCATGCTGGAGCTGCCTTTCCCAAG ACTTTGCTCTGCCACGGTAA
- the LOC120711253 gene encoding zinc finger BED domain-containing protein RICESLEEPER 2-like isoform X1, translating into MEAEEDQSAQVEGQPGRRPRRVARRRSGVYEHFTRFSDGDGNDRARCRRCQLVLGASTRNGTSTLWAHVRICWGEEAAAAAAAAARRAPRPPVPGPSSSRGSSRGRLETDGDGLRDKSASSSADLARMIALRGYDPSFVEDGYFRSFVRSLNPGFEVPSRVAIEEMCDVIFDEAREELFSRLRRAPGRVSLAVGKAKTPEAGEVIYVACHLIDDQWNLHKFVLKAFLVRAEHGNVAGPILGTRDYYDYHDLIFVTSELEDRLSMVAYDITDDDFHPEMKNYIDEDINSDANKLSCTTTAYMDTVLHSIARCLLPYVDLTFDMLEDMESSYLTRQKHLQLLSELDLDLKLAWGQRWYACYSSLEVLCKRRFTGKLVGAELCVQLLCKVWEQVYRGIQTISASTFPTSNLCLAELFKLREILHSELAQFGGDDADVQDQYDYFFFKAVDVLTEASGTLHEAIQDSYLIWSVPLALDPRYKLRYIEFIFGRAFGSEAAKYVTEVINEINKLYAVYIKKYGTITDADHSDSANATVATTRADPLEEAWNEHCLSQDFMVTQVNSCYLETQTELDRYLQDRLERPTKDFDVLKWWKAHSSEYPMVARMARDALAMPTCSELSSDQLAQVRSILRGYSKKPYRDMTFSSPSPSEGGHIRCSV; encoded by the coding sequence ATGGAAGCGGAGGAGGACCAGAGCGCCCAGGTTGAGGGGCAGCCGGGGCGAAGGCCGCGCAGGGTGgcccggcggcggtccggcgTGTACGAGCACTTCACCCGCTTCAGCGACGGCGACGGAAACGACAGGGCGCGGTGCAGGCGCTGCCAGCTGGTGCTCGGCGCGAGCACCAGGAACGGCACCAGCACCCTGTGGGCGCACGTCAGGATTTGCTGGGGAgaagaagccgccgccgccgccgccgccgccgcgcggcgggcgccacggccgccggtgCCCGGCCCGTCAAGCTCCCGTGGATCATCCCGGGGTCGTCTGGAGACTGATGGTGATGGCCTCCGGGACAAAAGTGCAAGCAGCAGTGCGGATCTTGCTCGGATGATCGCGCTGCGCGGGTACGATCCGTCGTTCGTGGAGGACGGCTACTTCAGGAGCTTCGTGCGGAGCCTCAACCCTGGATTTGAGGTGCCCTCGCGCGTCGCCATTGAGGAGATGTGCGATGTGATCTTTGACGAAGCAAGGGAGGAACTCTTCTCCAGGCTAAGGCGTGCTCCTGGGAGGGTCAGTTTGGCGGTGGGTAAAGCTAAAACACCCGAGGCAGGGGAAGTCATTTATGTTGCATGCCACCTCATCGATGATCAGTGGAATCTTCATAAATTCGTCCTCAAAGCTTTCTTGGTACGTGCAGAGCATGGTAACGTGGCTGGTCCAATATTGGGAACCCGTGATTATTATGACTATCACGATCTCATTTTTGTTACTTCAGAGCTTGAGGATAGGCTGTCCATGGTGGCATATGATATTACTGACGACGATTTTCACCCTGAAATGAAGAATTACATCGACGAAGACATAAATTCCGATGCCAATAAGCTAAGTTGTACCACTACTGCCTACATGGACACCGTGCTTCACTCAATTGCTCGATGCCTTCTTCCATATGTAGATTTAACTTTCGACATGTTAGAAGACATGGAGAGTTCATATCTGACTAGACAAAAGCACCTGCAACTCCTTTCGGAGCTTGACCTGGACTTAAAATTGGCATGGGGCCAAAGGTGGTATGCATGCTACAGTTCTTTGGAAGTTCTCTGCAAGCGACGCTTTACTGGTAAGCTTGTAGGCGCAGAGTTGTGTGTACAACTATTGTGCAAGGTCTGGGAGCAAGTATACCGCGGCATTCAGACTATTTCTGCCTCCACCTTTCCCACTTCAAATCTCTGTCTTGCAGAGTTGTTTAAGCTGAGGGAAATTTTGCATTCTGAACTAGCACAGTTCGGTGGAGACGATGCAGACGTTCAAGACCAATATGATTATTTCTTTTTTAAGGCCGTAGATGTTCTTACAGAGGCAAGTGGCACTTTGCACGAGGCTATACAAGATTCGTACCTGATCTGGTCAGTACCACTTGCACTGGACCCCCGGTACAAACTCAGGTACATTGAATTCATTTTCGGAAGAGCGTTTGGTTCAGAAGCAGCAAAATACGTCACCGAGGTGATCAATGAGATCAACAAGCTGTATGCGGTTTACATTAAAAAGTATGGTacaatcactgatgcagatcaTTCAGATAGTGCCAATGCAACGGTGGCCACTACTAGAGCAGATCCATTGGAGGAAGCATGGAATGAGCACTGCCTTTCACAGGATTTCATGGTGACTCAGGTTAACAGCTGTTACCTAGAAACCCAGACGGAACTCGATCGCTATCTGCAAGATCGCCTTGAACGTCCAACAAAGGATTTCGACGTTCTCAAGTGGTGGAAGGCTCACAGCTCGGAGTACCCGATGGTTGCTCGGATGGCGAGGGATGCCCTAGCCATGCCCACATGCAGCGAGCTTTCTTCTGACCAGCTCGCCCAGGTCAGGAGCATACTTCGTGGTTATTCCAAGAAACCGTACAGAGATATGACGTTTTCATCTCCGTCGCCATCAGAAGGAGGTCATATAAGATGTAGCGTCTAA
- the LOC120711254 gene encoding protein NONRESPONDING TO OXYLIPINS 2, mitochondrial-like isoform X5, with amino-acid sequence MASLCRAAAATTAVRSAALRSRSPADRMFQAMRSPLSAPRIRRPVVAAALASLGSLMPLHSAVAAARLRSCIAADSACWSCLSQDFALPR; translated from the exons ATGGCGTCcttgtgccgcgccgccgccgccaccactgccGTGAGGTCAGCGGCGCTCCGGTCGAGATCCCCGGCGGATAGGATGTTCCAGGCGATGAGGTCTCCTCTCTCGGCACCGCGCATCCGCAG GCccgtcgtggcggcggcgctggcgagcCTGGGGTCGCTAATGCCGCTTCACAGCGCCGTGGCGGCCGCACGGCTGCGGTCCTGCATCGCCGCCGACTCGGCATGCTGGAGCTGCCTTTCCCAAG
- the LOC120711253 gene encoding zinc finger BED domain-containing protein RICESLEEPER 2-like isoform X2, giving the protein MEAEEDQSAQVEGQPGRRPRRVARRRSGVYEHFTRFSDGDGNDRARCRRCQLVLGASTRNGTSTLWAHVRICWGEEAAAAAAAAARRAPRPPVPGPSSSRGSSRGRLETDGDGLRDKSASSSADLARMIALRGYDPSFVEDGYFRSFVRSLNPGFEVPSRVAIEEMCDVIFDEAREELFSRLRRAPGRVSLAVGKAKTPEAGEVIYVACHLIDDQWNLHKFVLKAFLVRAEHGNVAGPILGTRDYYDYHDLIFVTSELEDRLSMVAYDITDDDFHPEMKNYIDEDINSDANKLSCTTTAYMDTVLHSIARCLLPYVDLTFDMLEDMESSYLTRQKHLQLLSELDLDLKLAWGQRWYACYSSLEVLCKRRFTGKLVGAELCVQLLCKVWEQVYRGIQTISASTFPTSNLCLAELFKLREILHSELAQFGGDDADVQDQYDYFFFKAVDVLTEASGTLHEAIQDSYLIWSVPLALDPRYKLRYIEFIFGRAFGSEAAKYVTEVINEINKLYAVYIKKYGTITDADHSDSANATVATTRADPLEEAWNEHCLSQDFMVTQVNSCYLETQTELDRYLQDRLERPTKDFDVLKWWKAHSSEYPMVARMARDALAMPTCSELSSDQLAQVRSILRGYSKKPYRDMTFSSPSPSEGGDMIQ; this is encoded by the exons ATGGAAGCGGAGGAGGACCAGAGCGCCCAGGTTGAGGGGCAGCCGGGGCGAAGGCCGCGCAGGGTGgcccggcggcggtccggcgTGTACGAGCACTTCACCCGCTTCAGCGACGGCGACGGAAACGACAGGGCGCGGTGCAGGCGCTGCCAGCTGGTGCTCGGCGCGAGCACCAGGAACGGCACCAGCACCCTGTGGGCGCACGTCAGGATTTGCTGGGGAgaagaagccgccgccgccgccgccgccgccgcgcggcgggcgccacggccgccggtgCCCGGCCCGTCAAGCTCCCGTGGATCATCCCGGGGTCGTCTGGAGACTGATGGTGATGGCCTCCGGGACAAAAGTGCAAGCAGCAGTGCGGATCTTGCTCGGATGATCGCGCTGCGCGGGTACGATCCGTCGTTCGTGGAGGACGGCTACTTCAGGAGCTTCGTGCGGAGCCTCAACCCTGGATTTGAGGTGCCCTCGCGCGTCGCCATTGAGGAGATGTGCGATGTGATCTTTGACGAAGCAAGGGAGGAACTCTTCTCCAGGCTAAGGCGTGCTCCTGGGAGGGTCAGTTTGGCGGTGGGTAAAGCTAAAACACCCGAGGCAGGGGAAGTCATTTATGTTGCATGCCACCTCATCGATGATCAGTGGAATCTTCATAAATTCGTCCTCAAAGCTTTCTTGGTACGTGCAGAGCATGGTAACGTGGCTGGTCCAATATTGGGAACCCGTGATTATTATGACTATCACGATCTCATTTTTGTTACTTCAGAGCTTGAGGATAGGCTGTCCATGGTGGCATATGATATTACTGACGACGATTTTCACCCTGAAATGAAGAATTACATCGACGAAGACATAAATTCCGATGCCAATAAGCTAAGTTGTACCACTACTGCCTACATGGACACCGTGCTTCACTCAATTGCTCGATGCCTTCTTCCATATGTAGATTTAACTTTCGACATGTTAGAAGACATGGAGAGTTCATATCTGACTAGACAAAAGCACCTGCAACTCCTTTCGGAGCTTGACCTGGACTTAAAATTGGCATGGGGCCAAAGGTGGTATGCATGCTACAGTTCTTTGGAAGTTCTCTGCAAGCGACGCTTTACTGGTAAGCTTGTAGGCGCAGAGTTGTGTGTACAACTATTGTGCAAGGTCTGGGAGCAAGTATACCGCGGCATTCAGACTATTTCTGCCTCCACCTTTCCCACTTCAAATCTCTGTCTTGCAGAGTTGTTTAAGCTGAGGGAAATTTTGCATTCTGAACTAGCACAGTTCGGTGGAGACGATGCAGACGTTCAAGACCAATATGATTATTTCTTTTTTAAGGCCGTAGATGTTCTTACAGAGGCAAGTGGCACTTTGCACGAGGCTATACAAGATTCGTACCTGATCTGGTCAGTACCACTTGCACTGGACCCCCGGTACAAACTCAGGTACATTGAATTCATTTTCGGAAGAGCGTTTGGTTCAGAAGCAGCAAAATACGTCACCGAGGTGATCAATGAGATCAACAAGCTGTATGCGGTTTACATTAAAAAGTATGGTacaatcactgatgcagatcaTTCAGATAGTGCCAATGCAACGGTGGCCACTACTAGAGCAGATCCATTGGAGGAAGCATGGAATGAGCACTGCCTTTCACAGGATTTCATGGTGACTCAGGTTAACAGCTGTTACCTAGAAACCCAGACGGAACTCGATCGCTATCTGCAAGATCGCCTTGAACGTCCAACAAAGGATTTCGACGTTCTCAAGTGGTGGAAGGCTCACAGCTCGGAGTACCCGATGGTTGCTCGGATGGCGAGGGATGCCCTAGCCATGCCCACATGCAGCGAGCTTTCTTCTGACCAGCTCGCCCAGGTCAGGAGCATACTTCGTGGTTATTCCAAGAAACCGTACAGAGATATGACGTTTTCATCTCCGTCGCCATCAGAAGGAG GTGACATGATTCAGTAA